The Granulicella arctica genome segment GTTGGTGGCGAACCGGGAACCAAGTGACGAGCTGGGCGTTTATCGTTCTGAAGTGTCATACGGTCGAGTGCAGAGTACTCGTCCTGAAGTGGGCAAGTTTTGAGAATCTTGCGATCACTCAAGGCCGCATCCCGACAGGCAATAAGATTGCATCCTGACCAAACCTTCGGTAGTTTTGAAGCGCGTGCAGGTACATCCAAGTTTGAGATGGAGCAGCCTTATGGCGAAGCTGGCGGTAGTCTTTCAGTCTGGCAAAGGACACACGAAAACGCTCGCGGACTCGATACTCAAGGGCATCAACAGCGTCGAGGGCGTGAGTGGCAGCCTTTTTGAGATCCGTGGACAGGATATTCAGGAGGGACGTTTCGCGAATGAAGGACTCATGAGCGCACTCGACAACTGCGACGGAATCGTCCTCGGTTGTGCAACGTACATGGGAAGCGCATCCGCCATTTTCAAGGCTTTTCTCGAATCGGCCTTCCAGCCGCGTTGGTTCGAGCAGCGTTGGAAGGACAAGATTGCCGCAGGCTTCACCAATTCTGCGTCTCAAAATGGCGACAAGCTTACAACGTTGTTTCAACTTTCCATCTTCGCGATGCAGATGGGAATGATCTGGGTTGGCGTCAGCGACCTTCCAGGAAACAACTGGAGCGGTGGCGCACGCAGCGACTTGAACCGATTAGGTAGCTGGGTCGGTGCGATGGGACAGAGCAACGCTGATGAAGATAAACCCAGTATCGGCGACATCGATACAGCCGAACGACTTGGCGCACGTGTCGCGGTCATTACTCGGCGTATTAAAGACGGTGTCGCATACGAGACGGAGCGGCTGTCGGAACCGGGCTTCCGGAAGAACAATATTGCCAGGAAAGATGCGCTCGCTGGCCTTCGCGACTGAATTTCCCGGCCGTTGAACTGAATTCAATGCTGGAACAGATTGGCGCCTGCTCCTCGTCATTTCACGAGGGGGGCGATGGCGATGGAGGTAAGGCCGAGGAGGAAGCAGAGGAACATGAGTGCGAGGAGGAGTCTGACGTGGGCGCTGGCTCCTTTGAACTCGCGCCAGATGAAGACGCCCCAGAGGGCGGAGATCATGGTGTTGCCTTCGCCCATGGCGAAGGAGGTGGCGGGGCCGATCATGGGGACGGAGGAGGCGACGAAGTTGGCGATGGTGCCGAGGCCCCAGAGAACGCCACCGGCTATGCCCCAGGCGTGGCGTTGCCAGATGCCGGAGGTGTAGTCGCTCCAGGCGAGGGGCTTGCCGGCGACGGGTTTGCGCATGAGGAGGAGGCTCATGGGGACGGCGGTAATGAGGGCTCCGACGGCGAAGATGGCGTTGACGGTGTATGGGGTGAGGTGGCCGGGACCGGTGAGCGATTTGGCGACAAAGGGATAGAAGAGGCCAGCGCCGATGCCTCCGCCGATGCTGAGCCAGATGCCTTTGGCGAGGGTCTTGGGGCTGGATGAGTTGGTTGCGGCTTCGAGGTCGCGGTAGGCGAGAGCGTCGAGGGCGATGGCAGCGCAGATGAGGGCGATGCCTCCGAAGATGAGGATGGGATTGCCGGTGGGGGCGACGAGATAGTTGAGGCATGAGCCAAGGACGAGACCGAGACCGGCTCCGATGGGGAAGGCGACGGACATGCCTGCGACGGAGATGGCGGCGACGAGCAGGATGTTGCCGATGCTGAAGATCATGCCGCCGGTGAGGGCTTCGACGAGGCTGCGGGTGCTGGCGGCGTGGAGATTGTGGAAGAAGCTGTCAGAGGCTGTGGGGTCGGTATAGCCGAGGGTGAGGCCGATGGCGATCGCGGTAAGGAGGAGGCCGCCGCTGTAGTCGAAGTAGAAGAGCTCGAAGCGCCAACCACTGTCGATCTTCTGAGCGTTGGCCCAGCTTCCCCAGCAGAGCATGCTGAAGACCATGAGCAGCAACGCCGTTAGATAGGTGTGCGGTGTGAACACTGGGTACCTCGTGCAGATGCTGAATGATTGCCTGTGTCTGGTTGGATGCGCCTGAGGGAGTGTCGTGGCTACAACGCCTCGCTGACTGGTTCGTTTGATCAATAAGAACAATGTCCTCGATGTGACCCTGCTGTACACGGCTGCGTCGAACCCACAATCGTTCACTTAAGATGCGGATGACGTTTTGATGCATTCGGTAGATCGCCAGCTAACTTGCTGGTAATCGGCTATTTGTGGATTCGGCGCAACCTCGCCGGTCATTTTCGTGTTCATACCGCTGGTAATGGATGCAAGAAAGGTTGGAGATGAGAACGATACGTACTGCCTTTGCGGTATTCGCAATGCTGATGGTTGCGATGAGCGGAGTAAGGGCATATGCCGACGCGGCTCTGTTGATGGAAGAGCCCTATGGCGAGTTTGGGGCGATGAACCCGACGGGTCATGCGGCGGTTTATTTGAACCATGTCTGCGCGGAGTCGCCTACGCATCTTCGGCTTTGTCGTCCGGGTGAGCCGGGCGCTGTGATCAGCCGCTATCACAAGATCGATGGGTACGACTGGCTGGCGATTCCGCTGGTGCCGTACCTGTATGCGGTCGAGACTGTACAGGATGTCCCTGCCAATGCAGATGCTGCGCTTGAGGCGACGCTGCGGAATGAGTATCGGCGCAATCATCTACTTGCTTATGCGCCGGACGTTGCGACAGGGCCGAAGGCTGGTGAAGATCCCAAGGGCGATTGGACGCAGTTGGTTGGGGCGTCGTATGACCGTCGCATCTATGGCTTTCAGGTGCAGACGACAGCGGAGGAGGATGAGAGGTTCATTGCGGAGTTCAATGACAGACGCAATGTGAGCCACTTCAATCTGCTCTTCCATAACTGCGCTGACTTCTCGCGTGTGCTGTTGAATATTTATTATCCGCATGCTGTGCACCGGAATTTCTTTGTCGATCTTGGATTGACGACGCCGAAGCAGGTTGCGCGCTCGCTGACGAAGTACGCGAAGGATCATCCTGAGGTGGATTTTTCGACGTTCATGGTTCCGCAGGTGCCGGGGAGTATCAAGCGCAGTCATCCGATTGATGGCGTGCTCGAATCGGTGGTGAAGTCGAAGAAGTACGTTGTGCCGCTGGCCGTGCTCAATCCTGAACTGACGGCGGGGCTGGTGGTGGCGTACCTGACGGATGGCCGTTTTCATGCTCCGAAGGATGCGCAGCCGGTGATGTTGCCGGGCGAACAGGAGCATCCGGCGGAGATGGAGCGTTCTACGGAGCTTCAGCGGCGGGCTCCGGCATCAGAGCTGGTTCATGGAGTGTCTGTGGCTCCGCAGGTGCCGCAGGGGCCGCAATAAGCGATGCCAGTCGCTACTCTCTGTCACAGATCTTGCATACACTGTAGCCTGCGATACGGAGACGAACTCTTTGAACTTGACTCAACTGAATGAAGATTTTGGCTTGCCTGGCATGCTGCGCTTTGAACAGACCCCGACGGGGCTTATCTATGCCGAGGTCAGCACGCCCGCTGCTGCGGCGACGGTTTACCTGCAAGGCGCGCACCTGACGCACTGGCAGCCGACGGGCCAGCAGCCGGTACTTTTTCTTAGCCGCAAGAGCGATCTTGAGCCGGGCAAACCGATCCGGGGTGGTGTGCCGATTGCGTTTCCCTGGTTTGCGGTGGATCAGAAGGCGGACCGGATCAACGGTAAGCCGGGACCTTCGCATGGCTTCGCTCGTACGGAGAACTGGACGCTTGCCTTTGCGGCCCTGTCTGGTGATGACCTGCACCTGACCTTCACGCTGGCTCCGAACGCGACCAGTCGCTCGATGGGCTTCGATCACTTTCGCGTGGCGTTTCAACTGACCATTGGGCGTACGTTGACGATGCAGTTGACGGTGGCGAACGACGCTCCGGTTGCGCCGTTGGTCTTCGAGGAGGCGCTGCATACGTATTTCGCCGTTGCCGATGTACATGAGGTTTCGGTGACGGGGCTTGAGCCGACGGCCTATATCGACAAGACGGACAACTTCAAATTGAAGCCGGCGCTCCATGCGCCGCTGACGTTTACGGGGTTTACCGACCGTATCTACAACCATACGAAGGCGACCTGTGTGCTGCATGATGTGCTGGGCAAACGCCGCATCGTGGTGGAGAAGACGAACTCCGACACGACGGTTGTGTTCAACCCGTGGAAAGAGCTGCCGGATCTTGGGCCGGACGAGTGGCATGAGCTGTTGTGCGTCGAGACGGTGAATGCGGCTGAGAGTCCAGTGACGGTTGGACCGGGCAAGGCTCATACGATGCAGGCGCATATCTCGGTGGAGGTGGTCTAGATGTTCATCCTTGCCTCTGCCTCGCCACGCCGCCGCGAGCTGCTTACGCAGATCGGGCTAAC includes the following:
- a CDS encoding GRP family sugar transporter; this translates as MFTPHTYLTALLLMVFSMLCWGSWANAQKIDSGWRFELFYFDYSGGLLLTAIAIGLTLGYTDPTASDSFFHNLHAASTRSLVEALTGGMIFSIGNILLVAAISVAGMSVAFPIGAGLGLVLGSCLNYLVAPTGNPILIFGGIALICAAIALDALAYRDLEAATNSSSPKTLAKGIWLSIGGGIGAGLFYPFVAKSLTGPGHLTPYTVNAIFAVGALITAVPMSLLLMRKPVAGKPLAWSDYTSGIWQRHAWGIAGGVLWGLGTIANFVASSVPMIGPATSFAMGEGNTMISALWGVFIWREFKGASAHVRLLLALMFLCFLLGLTSIAIAPLVK
- a CDS encoding D-hexose-6-phosphate mutarotase, with product MNLTQLNEDFGLPGMLRFEQTPTGLIYAEVSTPAAAATVYLQGAHLTHWQPTGQQPVLFLSRKSDLEPGKPIRGGVPIAFPWFAVDQKADRINGKPGPSHGFARTENWTLAFAALSGDDLHLTFTLAPNATSRSMGFDHFRVAFQLTIGRTLTMQLTVANDAPVAPLVFEEALHTYFAVADVHEVSVTGLEPTAYIDKTDNFKLKPALHAPLTFTGFTDRIYNHTKATCVLHDVLGKRRIVVEKTNSDTTVVFNPWKELPDLGPDEWHELLCVETVNAAESPVTVGPGKAHTMQAHISVEVV
- a CDS encoding flavodoxin family protein — encoded protein: MAKLAVVFQSGKGHTKTLADSILKGINSVEGVSGSLFEIRGQDIQEGRFANEGLMSALDNCDGIVLGCATYMGSASAIFKAFLESAFQPRWFEQRWKDKIAAGFTNSASQNGDKLTTLFQLSIFAMQMGMIWVGVSDLPGNNWSGGARSDLNRLGSWVGAMGQSNADEDKPSIGDIDTAERLGARVAVITRRIKDGVAYETERLSEPGFRKNNIARKDALAGLRD